One genomic window of Elaeis guineensis isolate ETL-2024a chromosome 2, EG11, whole genome shotgun sequence includes the following:
- the LOC105045917 gene encoding protein kinase and PP2C-like domain-containing protein isoform X1: protein MVEIVEPNTCVRGCCTSSTIPLHLPPSSYALLAPIARGSESTVYDARLGGARVAVKKPVLSTADDLDKFHRELQLLCKLDQPGVAKLVAAHARPPNYMLFFQFYESRNLAEKLHVQEWSPSIYQVLTIACDLAKALQYLHNLGIVHRDVKPANILLDKDLRPHLADFGLAMYKKDLKHVSVENWKSSGKPTGGFHKRNMVGTLIYMAPEILRKDIHTEKSDVYSFGISINELLTGVVPYTDLRAEAQAHTVLEMSYTEQQLTAAVVSEGLRPILAHHDIGAPSDLLSLIKRCWDPNPLHRPSFDDIVEELTFIMEHVEKVSCPSLVSPSNQCQNGMMDLQYFKELNWYDQGEQSARITNAAKSNMRLWASSFNESHYHPTLSWGSFATCGRRETMEDTHFMLPQMCNENDVHAFGIFDGHRGAAAAEFSARALPGFLQNAGYTCSPTDALIKAFTRTDEAFRDGLVLHRNSKRIIQKDWHPGCTAVAALIVRNKLFVANAGDCRAILSRSGHPFPMSKDHVASCADERTRVIKEGIKVKWLVDTWRVGPAALQVTRSIGDDDLKPAVTARPEITETSLTADDEFLVMASDGLWDVLSNEDVISIIKDTVKEPAMCSKRLATEAVERGSKDNITVIVVFLRPVSTAERIY, encoded by the exons ATGGTGGAGATAGTCGAACCCAACACCTGCGTCCGTGGCTGTTGCACCAGCTCTACCATCCCTCTTCACCTCCCCCCTTCCTCCTACGCCCTCCTCGCTCCCATCGCCCGAG GTTCCGAGAGCACCGTCTACGACGCGAGGCTCGGCGGCGCGAGAGTCGCCGTCAAGAAGCCCGTCCTCTCCACCGCCGATGATCTCGACAAGTTCCACCGGGAACTGCAGCTGCTGTG CAAGCTGGATCAGCCGGGGGTGGCCAAGCTGGTGGCGGCCCATGCGAGGCCTCCCAATTACATGCTCTTCTTCCAGTTCTACGAGTCGCGGAACCTGGCCGAGAAATTGCATGTCCAAGAGTGGAGCCCTTCCATCTACCAAGTGCTCACCATTGCCTGCGATCTAG CGAAAGCTCTTCAGTACCTACACAACCTTGGAATTGTACATAGGGATGTAAAACCTGCAAATATCCTT CTGGACAAGGACCTTCGTCCTCACCTAGCGGATTTTGGTCTGGCTATGTACAAGAAGGATCTTAAACATGTTTCAGTTGAAAATTGGAAATCATCTGGCAAGCCTACTGGTGGTTTTCACAAAAGAAACATGGTTGGGACGCTCATCTACATGGCACCAGAAATTCTGAGAAAGGATATACACACAGAAAAATCTGATGTCTATAGTTTTGGAATATCTATCAA TGAACTTCTTACCGGTGTTGTTCCTTACACAGATCTAAGAGCAGAAGCTCAG GCACACACTGTGCTTGAAATGAGCTATACCGAACAACAACTTACTGCAGCAGTTGTTTCCGAGGGTCTGCGTCCTATTCTTGCTCATCATGACATTGGAGCACCATCAGATCTGTTGTCACTCATTAAAAGGTGTTGGGACCCAAATCCCTTACATAGGCCTTCATTTGATGACATAGTTGAGGAATTAACTTTCATCATGGAGCATGTGGAAAAAGTCTCTTGTCCATCATTGGTTTCCCCCAGCAATCAATGCCAAAATGGCATGATGGATCTCCAGTATTTTAAAGAATTGAACTGGTACGATCAAGGAGAACAATCAGCCAGGATAACAAATGCAGCAAAGTCCAATATGAGGCTGTGGGCTAGTTCTTTTAATGAATCACATTACCATCCAACTTTATCTTGGGGATCTTTTGCAACATGTGGAAGAAGGGAAACAATGGAAGATACTCACTTCATGCTTCCACAAATGTGCAATGAGAACGATGTTCATGCTTTTGGAATTTTTGATGGCCATAGAG GTGCAGCAGCTGCTGAGTTTTCTGCCCGAGCACTACCAGGATTCTTACAGAATGCTGGTTATACATGCAG TCCAACAGATGCACTTATTAAAGCATTTACAAGGACAGATGAGGCATTCAGAGATGGGTTAGTCTTGCACCGTAACTCAAAAAGAATTATTCAGAAAGATTGGCATCCTGGTTGTACTGCAGTTGCAGCATTAATAGTGAGGAACAAGCTTTTCGTTGCAAATGCTGGTGATTGCCGTGCAATTTTAAGCCGTTCTGGCCACCCATTTCCTATGAGTAAG GATCATGTTGCAAGCTGTGCTGATGAAAGAACACGTGTTATCAAAGAAGGCATTAAAGTGAAGTGGCTAGTAGACACATGGAGGGTCGGTCCAGCTGCTCTCCag GTCACACGTTCAATCGGTGACGATGATCTGAAGCCTGCAGTAACAGCACGGCCTGAGATAACTGAGACTTCCTTAACAGCAGATGATGAATTCCTG GTAATGGCTAGTGATGGATTATGGGATGTGCTGAGCAATGAGGATGTGATATCCATCATCAAAGACACCGTTAAAGAGCCTGCAATGTGTTCCAAGAGACTGGCCACAGAAGCTGTCGAACGTGGCAGCAAAGATAATATCACGGTCATTGTTGTATTCCTTCGCCCGGTTTCTACTGCTGAGAGAATTTACTAG
- the LOC105045917 gene encoding protein kinase and PP2C-like domain-containing protein isoform X3, translated as MVEIVEPNTCVRGCCTSSTIPLHLPPSSYALLAPIARGSESTVYDARLGGARVAVKKPVLSTADDLDKFHRELQLLCKLDQPGVAKLVAAHARPPNYMLFFQFYESRNLAEKLHVQEWSPSIYQVLTIACDLAKALQYLHNLGIVHRDVKPANILLDKDLRPHLADFGLAMYKKDLKHVSVENWKSSGKPTGGFHKRNMVGTLIYMAPEILRKDIHTEKSDVYSFGISINELLTGVVPYTDLRAEAQAHTVLEMSYTEQQLTAAVVSEGLRPILAHHDIGAPSDLLSLIKRCWDPNPLHRPSFDDIVEELTFIMEHVEKVSCPSLVSPSNQCQNGMMDLQYFKELNWYDQGEQSARITNAAKSNMRLWASSFNESHYHPTLSWGSFATCGRRETMEDTHFMLPQMCNENDVHAFGIFDGHRGAAAAEFSARALPGFLQNAGYTCSPTDALIKAFTRTDEAFRDGLVLHRNSKRIIQKDWHPGCTAVAALIVRNKLFVANAGDCRAILSRSGHPFPMSKKRKL; from the exons ATGGTGGAGATAGTCGAACCCAACACCTGCGTCCGTGGCTGTTGCACCAGCTCTACCATCCCTCTTCACCTCCCCCCTTCCTCCTACGCCCTCCTCGCTCCCATCGCCCGAG GTTCCGAGAGCACCGTCTACGACGCGAGGCTCGGCGGCGCGAGAGTCGCCGTCAAGAAGCCCGTCCTCTCCACCGCCGATGATCTCGACAAGTTCCACCGGGAACTGCAGCTGCTGTG CAAGCTGGATCAGCCGGGGGTGGCCAAGCTGGTGGCGGCCCATGCGAGGCCTCCCAATTACATGCTCTTCTTCCAGTTCTACGAGTCGCGGAACCTGGCCGAGAAATTGCATGTCCAAGAGTGGAGCCCTTCCATCTACCAAGTGCTCACCATTGCCTGCGATCTAG CGAAAGCTCTTCAGTACCTACACAACCTTGGAATTGTACATAGGGATGTAAAACCTGCAAATATCCTT CTGGACAAGGACCTTCGTCCTCACCTAGCGGATTTTGGTCTGGCTATGTACAAGAAGGATCTTAAACATGTTTCAGTTGAAAATTGGAAATCATCTGGCAAGCCTACTGGTGGTTTTCACAAAAGAAACATGGTTGGGACGCTCATCTACATGGCACCAGAAATTCTGAGAAAGGATATACACACAGAAAAATCTGATGTCTATAGTTTTGGAATATCTATCAA TGAACTTCTTACCGGTGTTGTTCCTTACACAGATCTAAGAGCAGAAGCTCAG GCACACACTGTGCTTGAAATGAGCTATACCGAACAACAACTTACTGCAGCAGTTGTTTCCGAGGGTCTGCGTCCTATTCTTGCTCATCATGACATTGGAGCACCATCAGATCTGTTGTCACTCATTAAAAGGTGTTGGGACCCAAATCCCTTACATAGGCCTTCATTTGATGACATAGTTGAGGAATTAACTTTCATCATGGAGCATGTGGAAAAAGTCTCTTGTCCATCATTGGTTTCCCCCAGCAATCAATGCCAAAATGGCATGATGGATCTCCAGTATTTTAAAGAATTGAACTGGTACGATCAAGGAGAACAATCAGCCAGGATAACAAATGCAGCAAAGTCCAATATGAGGCTGTGGGCTAGTTCTTTTAATGAATCACATTACCATCCAACTTTATCTTGGGGATCTTTTGCAACATGTGGAAGAAGGGAAACAATGGAAGATACTCACTTCATGCTTCCACAAATGTGCAATGAGAACGATGTTCATGCTTTTGGAATTTTTGATGGCCATAGAG GTGCAGCAGCTGCTGAGTTTTCTGCCCGAGCACTACCAGGATTCTTACAGAATGCTGGTTATACATGCAG TCCAACAGATGCACTTATTAAAGCATTTACAAGGACAGATGAGGCATTCAGAGATGGGTTAGTCTTGCACCGTAACTCAAAAAGAATTATTCAGAAAGATTGGCATCCTGGTTGTACTGCAGTTGCAGCATTAATAGTGAGGAACAAGCTTTTCGTTGCAAATGCTGGTGATTGCCGTGCAATTTTAAGCCGTTCTGGCCACCCATTTCCTATGAGTAAG AAGCGTAAATTATGA
- the LOC105045917 gene encoding protein kinase and PP2C-like domain-containing protein isoform X2, translating into MLFFQFYESRNLAEKLHVQEWSPSIYQVLTIACDLAKALQYLHNLGIVHRDVKPANILLDKDLRPHLADFGLAMYKKDLKHVSVENWKSSGKPTGGFHKRNMVGTLIYMAPEILRKDIHTEKSDVYSFGISINELLTGVVPYTDLRAEAQAHTVLEMSYTEQQLTAAVVSEGLRPILAHHDIGAPSDLLSLIKRCWDPNPLHRPSFDDIVEELTFIMEHVEKVSCPSLVSPSNQCQNGMMDLQYFKELNWYDQGEQSARITNAAKSNMRLWASSFNESHYHPTLSWGSFATCGRRETMEDTHFMLPQMCNENDVHAFGIFDGHRGAAAAEFSARALPGFLQNAGYTCSPTDALIKAFTRTDEAFRDGLVLHRNSKRIIQKDWHPGCTAVAALIVRNKLFVANAGDCRAILSRSGHPFPMSKDHVASCADERTRVIKEGIKVKWLVDTWRVGPAALQVTRSIGDDDLKPAVTARPEITETSLTADDEFLVMASDGLWDVLSNEDVISIIKDTVKEPAMCSKRLATEAVERGSKDNITVIVVFLRPVSTAERIY; encoded by the exons ATGCTCTTCTTCCAGTTCTACGAGTCGCGGAACCTGGCCGAGAAATTGCATGTCCAAGAGTGGAGCCCTTCCATCTACCAAGTGCTCACCATTGCCTGCGATCTAG CGAAAGCTCTTCAGTACCTACACAACCTTGGAATTGTACATAGGGATGTAAAACCTGCAAATATCCTT CTGGACAAGGACCTTCGTCCTCACCTAGCGGATTTTGGTCTGGCTATGTACAAGAAGGATCTTAAACATGTTTCAGTTGAAAATTGGAAATCATCTGGCAAGCCTACTGGTGGTTTTCACAAAAGAAACATGGTTGGGACGCTCATCTACATGGCACCAGAAATTCTGAGAAAGGATATACACACAGAAAAATCTGATGTCTATAGTTTTGGAATATCTATCAA TGAACTTCTTACCGGTGTTGTTCCTTACACAGATCTAAGAGCAGAAGCTCAG GCACACACTGTGCTTGAAATGAGCTATACCGAACAACAACTTACTGCAGCAGTTGTTTCCGAGGGTCTGCGTCCTATTCTTGCTCATCATGACATTGGAGCACCATCAGATCTGTTGTCACTCATTAAAAGGTGTTGGGACCCAAATCCCTTACATAGGCCTTCATTTGATGACATAGTTGAGGAATTAACTTTCATCATGGAGCATGTGGAAAAAGTCTCTTGTCCATCATTGGTTTCCCCCAGCAATCAATGCCAAAATGGCATGATGGATCTCCAGTATTTTAAAGAATTGAACTGGTACGATCAAGGAGAACAATCAGCCAGGATAACAAATGCAGCAAAGTCCAATATGAGGCTGTGGGCTAGTTCTTTTAATGAATCACATTACCATCCAACTTTATCTTGGGGATCTTTTGCAACATGTGGAAGAAGGGAAACAATGGAAGATACTCACTTCATGCTTCCACAAATGTGCAATGAGAACGATGTTCATGCTTTTGGAATTTTTGATGGCCATAGAG GTGCAGCAGCTGCTGAGTTTTCTGCCCGAGCACTACCAGGATTCTTACAGAATGCTGGTTATACATGCAG TCCAACAGATGCACTTATTAAAGCATTTACAAGGACAGATGAGGCATTCAGAGATGGGTTAGTCTTGCACCGTAACTCAAAAAGAATTATTCAGAAAGATTGGCATCCTGGTTGTACTGCAGTTGCAGCATTAATAGTGAGGAACAAGCTTTTCGTTGCAAATGCTGGTGATTGCCGTGCAATTTTAAGCCGTTCTGGCCACCCATTTCCTATGAGTAAG GATCATGTTGCAAGCTGTGCTGATGAAAGAACACGTGTTATCAAAGAAGGCATTAAAGTGAAGTGGCTAGTAGACACATGGAGGGTCGGTCCAGCTGCTCTCCag GTCACACGTTCAATCGGTGACGATGATCTGAAGCCTGCAGTAACAGCACGGCCTGAGATAACTGAGACTTCCTTAACAGCAGATGATGAATTCCTG GTAATGGCTAGTGATGGATTATGGGATGTGCTGAGCAATGAGGATGTGATATCCATCATCAAAGACACCGTTAAAGAGCCTGCAATGTGTTCCAAGAGACTGGCCACAGAAGCTGTCGAACGTGGCAGCAAAGATAATATCACGGTCATTGTTGTATTCCTTCGCCCGGTTTCTACTGCTGAGAGAATTTACTAG